In Amaranthus tricolor cultivar Red isolate AtriRed21 chromosome 5, ASM2621246v1, whole genome shotgun sequence, a genomic segment contains:
- the LOC130813064 gene encoding uncharacterized protein LOC130813064, whose amino-acid sequence MVLDVDLNVPLPDINNEVGSSLATAATQVQVNQRDSAAEMVPIDVDAFDDDVVVLSSPRAISEVRNISRRNRNRSNFVDVESETTRRVVTNTRSKRRRVPTSQPIIISDNGVNEIGVGSAPPPPLPPPPPPPEPTFSCPICMGPLVEEMTTKCGHIFCKACIKKSISAQGKCPTCRKKVTMKDTLRIYLPATTQS is encoded by the exons ATGGTGTTAGATGTGGATCTCAATGTGCCACTTCCTGATATCAATAATGAAGTTGGCTCGAGCCTAGCGACTGCGGCTACTCAAGTCCAAGTTAATCAACGAGATTCTGCAGCAGAAATGGTGCCAATTGATGTTGATGCATTCGATGACGATGTTGTTGTTTTATCCTCTCCAAGGGCTATTAGTGAG GTTAGAAATATTTCGAGAAGGAATCGGAATAGAAGCAATTTTGTTGATGTTGAATCAG AAACTACTAGACGAGTTGTAACTAATACCCGTAGCAAGCGGCGAAGAGTCCCAACAAGCCAGCCTATCATCATCTCAGACAATGGTGTG AATGAAATTGGCGTTGGTTCGGCACCTCCACCGCCATTACCACCTCCCCCTCCTCCTCCCGAGCCCACATTTAGTTGTCCTATTTGCATGGGTCCATTGGTTGAAGAGATGACAACAAAATGTGGTCACATTTTCTGCAAGGCGTGCATCAAAAAGTCAATTTCAGCTCAAGGGAAATGTCCTACTTGTAGGAAAAAGGTGACAATGAAAGATACACTCCGAATCTACCTTCCCGCAACAACTCAATCTTAA
- the LOC130813062 gene encoding oleoyl-acyl carrier protein thioesterase 1, chloroplastic-like, which yields MLKSSCNLLSDNNLQFFSQCTFWASPNSRLNLIRPRNVSFSYPSASKHPDLSLSVSTTTDNGVTEIGSGSIGLADQLRLGSLTEDGLSYKESFIVRSYEVGINKTATVETIANLLQEVGCNHAQSVGFSTDGFATTPTMRKLHLIWVTARMHIEIYRYPAWSDVVEIETWCQAEGKIGTRRDFILKDYANGEVIGRATSKWVMMNMDTRKLERVTPEIAHEYLIYCPKELRLAFPEENNKSLKKISKLEDPAPYSKLGLTPRRGDLDMNHHVNNVTYIGWLLEGVPQELIDTHQLRSITLDYRRECQHDDIVDSLTGPESTNGAAPASISPLNGTNGALASAGDEEETVQYLHLLRLSGDGSEINRGRTEWIKKA from the exons ATGTTGAAGTCATCATGCAATTTACTATCCGATAATAATCTTCAATTTTTTAGTCAATGCACTTTTTGGGCTTCTCCCAATTCTCGACTTAACTTAATTCGTCCGCGAAACGTTTCGTTTTCTTACCCTTCTGCATCGAAACACCCCGATCTCTCTTTATCCGTTTCTACGACAACTGACAATGGGGTTACTGAAATTGGGTCAGGTTCTATTGGGTTGGCGGACCAGCTCCGATTGGGTAGTTTGACTGAAGATGGGTTGTCTTATAAGGAAAGCTTTATTGTGAGGAGTTATGAAGTTGGGATCAACAAAACTGCTACTGTTGAAACTATTGCTAATCTCTTACAG GAAGTGGGTTGCAACCATGCACAGAGTGTTGGATTCTCAACGGATGGATTTGCAACAACTCCTACCATGAGGAAGCTTCATTTGATATGGGTAACTGCTCGCATGCACATTGAAATCTACCGATACccagcttg GAGTGATGTGGTTGAGATTGAGACGTGGTGCCAGGCAGAAGGAAAAATAGGGACACGACGTGATTTCATTCTTAAGGACTATGCAAACGGTGAAGTTATTGGACGAGCTACTAG TAAGTGGGTTATGATGAACATGGATACCAGAAAGCTGGAGAGAGTTACTCCTGAAATAGCTCatgaatatttaatttattgtcCGAAAGAGCTCCG ATTAGCATTTCCCGAGGAAAACAATAAAAGTTTGAAGAAAATATCAAAGCTGGAAGACCCGGCTCCATATTCAAAACTAGGGCTAACG CCCAGAAGAGGTGATTTGGACATGAACCACCATGTAAATAATGTCACATACATCGGTTGGCTTCTAGAG GGTGTACCTCAAGAACTCATCGACACCCATCAGTTGCGAAGCATCACCTTGGACTACAGGCGAGAGTGTCAACATGATGATATCGTAGATTCTCTCACGGGTCCTGAATCCACGAATGGTGCTGCACCTGCATCTATCTCACCACTCAATGGAACAAACGGGGCGCTTGCATCAGCTGGAGACGAAGAAGAAACTGTTCAGTACTTGCATCTATTGAGATTATCCGGTGATGGATCTGAGATAAATCGCGGACGCACTGAATGGATAAAGAAGGCTTAG